DNA from Lentilitoribacter sp. Alg239-R112:
TCTCATAGTGCTTCATCAAGAAAATTCAACGCCTGGCCGCGTTGGGAAATTACTGGAGGAAATGGGCTATGAACTTGATATGAGGCGTCCTCGCTTTGACGATCCTCTGCCTAAGAGCCTGGATGACCACGCAGGCGCGGTCGTTTTTGGTGGCCCCATGAGCGCAAATGATAATGATGATTTCGTTACGCGCGAAATTAACTGGCTCAATGTCCCACTTAAGGAAAACAAACCATTTCTCGGCATATGTCTCGGTGCACAGATGCTTGTAAAACACTTGGGCAAGCAAGTTTACAGTCATCCAGAAGGCCTGATTGAGGCAGGTTGGTATCCACTACAATCCACCTCAGAGGGCGACAAGCTACTAAAATGGCCAAAGATGGCCTATCAATTTCACCGTGAGGGGTTTGAGCTACCTGATGGAGCCACCCTGCTTGCAAAATCCCCAAGTTACCCAAATCAGGCATTTCGCTATGGTGAGAAAGCGTGGGCAGTTCAATTTCATGCGGAGCTTACGCAAGTCATGATGCAGCGCTGGATAGTCGGCGGTGCAGAACGCTTCACGATGCCTGGTGCGCAGGTAGGTTCACAACAC
Protein-coding regions in this window:
- a CDS encoding glutamine amidotransferase, translated to MIDRVSSNSNKILIVLHQENSTPGRVGKLLEEMGYELDMRRPRFDDPLPKSLDDHAGAVVFGGPMSANDNDDFVTREINWLNVPLKENKPFLGICLGAQMLVKHLGKQVYSHPEGLIEAGWYPLQSTSEGDKLLKWPKMAYQFHREGFELPDGATLLAKSPSYPNQAFRYGEKAWAVQFHAELTQVMMQRWIVGGAERFTMPGAQVGSQHLKGRLLYDTALLAWLIDFLNLVFGPAPRNLNAEPYQR